The proteins below come from a single Halomicroarcula saliterrae genomic window:
- a CDS encoding DUF4212 domain-containing protein — protein sequence MPDNNTHERADDEAVTADGSEPSATRRTSSAPRTDGGTTQAAQRHQNTNYLDEEVNLLKPSTPYMRDHLRIVWTGFVAWAIIVFGPVTLTVIAPDAMTTTMPVIGFPLHYFLVAFGAPTGALILSAIYARQRDKLDDKYGIDHSTAGPEEGGAGESGEAAATDGGERPEESRASSDQRSDRGGEQ from the coding sequence ATGCCAGATAACAACACACACGAACGGGCGGACGACGAGGCTGTCACAGCCGACGGTAGTGAACCGAGTGCAACGAGACGGACCTCGTCAGCTCCGCGCACTGACGGAGGGACGACACAGGCCGCACAGCGCCATCAGAACACGAACTATCTCGACGAGGAGGTGAACTTGCTGAAACCGAGCACGCCCTACATGCGTGACCACCTCAGAATCGTCTGGACCGGCTTCGTCGCCTGGGCGATTATCGTCTTCGGGCCGGTGACGCTGACAGTCATCGCTCCCGACGCGATGACGACGACGATGCCGGTCATCGGCTTCCCGTTGCACTACTTCCTCGTCGCCTTCGGCGCGCCGACGGGCGCGCTCATCCTGTCGGCCATCTACGCCCGCCAGCGCGACAAGCTCGACGACAAGTACGGTATCGATCACAGCACCGCCGGCCCCGAGGAGGGCGGAGCCGGCGAGAGCGGTGAGGCCGCGGCCACCGACGGTGGTGAGCGACCCGAAGAGTCGCGAGCCTCGTCTGACCAGCGGTCAGACCGCGGGGGCGAGCAATGA
- a CDS encoding sodium:solute symporter family transporter: MTIPLQAEALDISFKLLPAIIVFLMMASFLVIGYVFKVADTEGMWVAGRGIGNIENGMAIGANWMSAASYLGLAGLVALSGFYGLAFIVGWTTGYFVLLIFLAAQMRRFGKYTAPDFVADRFNSPTARALAAFTTLLIAYVYSVGQARGMGLVGQYVFGLDIIPMIIVMMTITVGYLALSGMLGATKNMAVQYVILIVAFLAGVYAVGFTGGYSTVLPQIEYGALFDELSRQFSAPFIGGNSYYLWVATAFSLIFGTCGLPHVLVRFYTVKSERTARWSTVWGLFFILLLYWAAPAMAAFGVDLFAAVNNISPQAVFTGEQAMSGAEGDVIVVLAAQFADLPTWFVGLVAAGAMAAAIATTAGLFITASSAVAHDIYAELINPDATQRQQVLIGRATIVGIGALVTVTAFNPPALIGELVAYAFSLAGTVLFPMFFLGLWWENTNRQGALAGMSVGLLLWITSIINSVLPAYVGALGAAAGEGGALVPIYAQYVPPIGAALVGTPLVFLVTIAVSLATPEPPLETKKMVRQCHSPEPMGQQQTAEDIVSNTGGDTPADD; the protein is encoded by the coding sequence ATGACGATCCCGCTGCAGGCCGAAGCGCTCGACATCTCGTTTAAACTGCTGCCGGCCATCATCGTCTTCCTCATGATGGCGTCGTTCCTGGTCATCGGCTACGTGTTCAAGGTGGCAGACACCGAGGGCATGTGGGTCGCCGGCCGCGGCATCGGCAACATCGAGAACGGGATGGCCATCGGCGCGAACTGGATGTCCGCCGCCTCGTATCTCGGGCTGGCCGGGCTCGTCGCGCTGTCGGGCTTTTACGGCCTGGCGTTCATCGTCGGCTGGACGACCGGCTACTTCGTCCTGCTCATCTTCCTCGCCGCACAGATGCGGCGGTTCGGGAAGTACACGGCCCCCGACTTCGTCGCGGACCGATTCAACTCCCCGACGGCCCGCGCGCTGGCCGCGTTCACCACGCTGCTCATCGCGTACGTCTACTCCGTTGGCCAGGCCCGCGGGATGGGCCTCGTCGGCCAGTACGTCTTCGGCCTCGACATCATCCCGATGATAATCGTGATGATGACCATCACCGTCGGCTACCTCGCACTGTCGGGGATGCTCGGCGCGACCAAGAACATGGCCGTCCAGTACGTCATCCTCATCGTCGCGTTTCTGGCCGGCGTCTACGCGGTCGGCTTCACCGGCGGCTACTCGACGGTGTTGCCACAGATAGAGTACGGCGCGCTGTTCGACGAACTCAGCCGACAGTTCTCCGCGCCCTTTATCGGCGGTAACAGCTACTACCTGTGGGTGGCGACGGCGTTCTCGCTCATCTTCGGGACCTGTGGCCTCCCGCACGTGTTGGTGCGGTTCTACACGGTCAAGAGCGAGCGGACCGCTCGCTGGTCGACCGTCTGGGGACTGTTCTTCATCCTCCTGCTGTACTGGGCCGCTCCCGCGATGGCCGCCTTCGGCGTCGACCTGTTCGCGGCGGTCAACAACATCTCGCCGCAGGCGGTCTTCACCGGCGAGCAGGCGATGTCCGGCGCGGAGGGCGACGTCATCGTCGTGCTCGCCGCGCAGTTCGCGGACCTCCCGACGTGGTTCGTCGGGCTGGTCGCCGCCGGGGCGATGGCCGCGGCCATCGCGACGACCGCGGGGCTGTTCATCACGGCCTCCTCGGCCGTCGCTCACGACATCTACGCCGAGCTCATCAACCCCGACGCGACCCAGCGACAGCAGGTCCTCATCGGGCGAGCGACCATCGTCGGCATCGGCGCACTGGTGACCGTCACCGCCTTCAACCCACCGGCGCTCATCGGCGAACTCGTCGCCTACGCCTTCTCGCTTGCCGGTACGGTGCTGTTCCCGATGTTCTTCCTCGGACTCTGGTGGGAGAACACCAACCGACAGGGCGCCTTGGCCGGGATGTCCGTCGGCCTGTTGCTCTGGATAACCTCGATTATCAACAGCGTCCTGCCGGCCTACGTCGGCGCTCTCGGCGCGGCCGCCGGTGAGGGCGGCGCGCTCGTCCCGATATACGCCCAGTACGTCCCGCCCATCGGCGCCGCGCTGGTCGGGACGCCGCTGGTCTTCCTCGTCACCATCGCCGTCTCGCTGGCGACGCCGGAGCCGCCACTGGAGACGAAGAAGATGGTGCGGCAGTGTCACAGCCCCGAACCGATGGGCCAGCAACAGACCGCCGAGGACATCGTCTCGAACACCGGCGGCGACACCCCTGCGGACGACTAA
- a CDS encoding universal stress protein — MYDNILIPTDGSETANVAVSHAVDLAAQYGARLHALYVVDIDAVNFGLGTEQVDRIKQGNFGEMHDLQEKADDATGAVVDAAAEHDVTVHEEVRVGTPHEVIAGYADNNDIDLVVMGSHGRSGVRRALLGSVTERVLRSTHIPVLVVDEQRTE, encoded by the coding sequence ATGTACGACAACATCCTCATTCCGACTGACGGGAGCGAGACCGCGAACGTCGCGGTGTCCCACGCCGTGGACCTCGCCGCGCAGTACGGGGCCCGCCTGCACGCGCTGTACGTCGTCGACATCGACGCCGTGAACTTCGGCCTCGGCACCGAGCAGGTCGACCGCATCAAACAGGGCAACTTCGGTGAGATGCACGACCTGCAGGAGAAGGCCGACGACGCCACCGGGGCCGTCGTCGACGCCGCCGCCGAACACGACGTGACGGTCCACGAAGAAGTCCGCGTCGGCACGCCCCACGAAGTCATCGCCGGCTACGCCGACAACAACGACATCGACCTCGTCGTCATGGGCAGCCACGGCCGCTCGGGCGTCCGCCGGGCCCTGCTCGGGAGCGTCACCGAGCGCGTCCTGCGCTCGACGCACATCCCGGTGCTCGTGGTCGACGAACAGCGAACGGAGTGA
- a CDS encoding DUF7534 family protein yields the protein MSRFVSVLIIVGFAIATQVSPPGVSVQLLAALRVLMVVLPFSYWLVYVRGLSLTGF from the coding sequence GTGTCTCGTTTCGTCTCCGTCCTGATTATCGTCGGCTTCGCCATCGCTACACAAGTGTCGCCGCCGGGCGTCTCCGTCCAGCTACTCGCTGCGCTGAGAGTTCTGATGGTGGTGCTCCCGTTCTCGTACTGGCTGGTCTACGTCCGAGGGCTCTCTCTGACGGGCTTCTGA
- a CDS encoding CheF family chemotaxis protein, giving the protein MSGDEHKVLDASGDFQYVVREGEPVADPKWQSCRLIVTNKRVVLATNDGKTPIPHSNISVPDEPDAAVPEDVPPGATVLSVGDTVLLVDASNVSDFAFEYRRATLQGEVILARHPAVVGGVIQDDAEWSKARFRLDDDEVRLQFPGGGSTVFDIDDVGTIETGESSVLGDQRTVVEVEHTDEEGRSVETHLSGMPHHTEALEALFGAVVEGREDDYELSEMESQVLMALYSGVSPFEMADFVGTTPDDVEEIYQTLLDVGAVDKVRTRTEVSLNAQGRNMASEAMSGE; this is encoded by the coding sequence ATGAGTGGTGACGAACACAAGGTACTCGACGCGTCCGGCGACTTCCAGTACGTCGTCCGTGAGGGCGAACCGGTCGCCGACCCCAAGTGGCAGTCGTGTCGCCTCATCGTCACCAACAAGCGGGTGGTGCTCGCGACCAACGACGGCAAGACGCCCATCCCGCACTCGAATATCTCCGTACCCGACGAGCCCGACGCAGCCGTGCCGGAGGACGTGCCGCCGGGCGCGACGGTCCTCTCGGTCGGTGACACCGTCTTGCTCGTGGACGCCAGCAACGTCTCCGACTTCGCTTTCGAGTACCGCCGCGCGACGCTTCAGGGGGAGGTCATCCTCGCGCGCCACCCCGCCGTCGTCGGCGGCGTCATCCAGGACGACGCCGAGTGGAGCAAGGCGCGGTTCCGGCTGGACGACGACGAGGTCCGCCTGCAGTTCCCCGGCGGCGGCTCGACCGTCTTCGATATCGACGACGTGGGGACCATCGAGACGGGCGAGAGCAGCGTGCTCGGCGACCAGCGAACCGTCGTCGAGGTCGAACACACGGACGAGGAGGGTCGCAGCGTCGAGACCCACCTCTCGGGAATGCCCCACCACACCGAGGCGCTGGAGGCGCTGTTCGGCGCCGTCGTCGAGGGACGCGAGGACGATTACGAGCTCTCGGAGATGGAGAGTCAGGTGTTGATGGCGCTCTATTCGGGGGTCTCGCCCTTCGAGATGGCCGATTTCGTCGGAACGACGCCCGACGACGTCGAGGAGATATACCAGACGCTGCTGGACGTCGGGGCGGTGGACAAGGTTCGGACGCGGACGGAGGTCAGTCTGAACGCCCAGGGGCGGAATATGGCGAGTGAAGCGATGAGTGGGGAGTAG